One genomic segment of Agromyces intestinalis includes these proteins:
- a CDS encoding helix-turn-helix domain-containing protein, producing MSTQGGQYWRARAGAPRSRGVLVAGQGAPTVVEAAPGAPPTAEEPVRMPRIAPNEALAGLVRHYWIPRWRLPPGRAATQRVLEYPSANLVVEPGTTAAVHGPSIGLAERTLEGEGYAFGVALQPGVAPLLTGRPAREIVGAAVPVPGLDGLSRTVADAVDAGLDHAAVETFERWFAARDLRPSPDARLVRTVIAQAEDDRSIVRVEQLAAFAGVGVRRLERLVREQLGLTPRWLIRRYRLQEAATRLAASDPLDRAGTLADLAAELGYADQAHFTREFRTVIGVPPGRYLREATAGRMDA from the coding sequence GTGAGCACGCAGGGCGGCCAGTACTGGCGGGCGCGAGCGGGCGCGCCGCGCAGCCGCGGCGTCCTCGTGGCCGGGCAGGGCGCGCCCACCGTCGTCGAGGCCGCGCCCGGTGCGCCGCCCACGGCGGAGGAGCCGGTGCGGATGCCGCGGATCGCGCCGAACGAAGCGCTCGCCGGGCTCGTGCGGCACTACTGGATCCCCCGCTGGCGGTTGCCGCCCGGTCGGGCGGCGACGCAGCGCGTGCTCGAGTACCCCTCGGCGAACCTCGTCGTCGAGCCCGGCACCACCGCCGCGGTGCACGGCCCGTCGATCGGCCTCGCTGAGCGCACGCTCGAGGGCGAGGGGTACGCCTTCGGCGTCGCGCTGCAACCCGGTGTCGCGCCGCTGCTGACGGGCCGACCGGCGCGCGAGATCGTCGGCGCCGCAGTGCCCGTGCCGGGCCTCGACGGCCTGTCGCGCACGGTGGCCGACGCGGTCGACGCCGGGCTCGACCACGCCGCGGTCGAGACCTTCGAACGCTGGTTCGCCGCACGCGATCTGCGCCCCTCCCCCGACGCGCGGCTGGTGCGAACGGTGATCGCGCAGGCCGAAGACGACCGGTCGATCGTGCGGGTCGAGCAGCTCGCCGCGTTCGCGGGGGTCGGTGTGCGCCGGCTCGAACGCCTGGTGCGCGAACAGCTCGGGCTGACGCCGCGGTGGCTCATCCGCCGGTATCGGTTGCAGGAGGCCGCGACGCGGCTCGCGGCATCCGACCCGCTCGACCGCGCGGGCACCCTCGCCGACCTGGCCGCCGAACTCGGCTACGCCGATCAGGCGCACTTCACGCGCGAGTTCCGCACCGTGATCGGCGTTCCGCCGGGTCGCTACCTGCGCGAGGCGACCGCGGGCAGGATGGACGCATGA
- a CDS encoding SRPBCC domain-containing protein, translating to MNAETENTVEFEMTLYVAATPEQVWEAITGDAGNRAVMWGSVLRGDLLPGSRYEYVGPGQDGDETVHVYGDVLQADAPHVLQLTEHPGATYRENHADLVSRMTWRIEPAGDALTKLTFTSDEWSEGHPARIEAGEVWPHLLSSFKSYLETGRALPAPESEPVPESASA from the coding sequence ATGAACGCCGAGACGGAGAACACCGTGGAATTCGAGATGACCCTGTACGTCGCCGCCACGCCCGAGCAGGTGTGGGAGGCGATCACCGGCGACGCCGGCAACCGCGCCGTGATGTGGGGCAGTGTGCTGCGCGGGGACCTGCTTCCGGGCTCCCGGTACGAGTATGTCGGCCCCGGTCAGGACGGCGACGAGACCGTGCACGTGTACGGCGACGTCCTCCAAGCCGACGCGCCGCACGTGCTGCAGCTCACCGAGCACCCCGGGGCGACGTACCGCGAGAACCACGCCGACCTCGTGAGCCGCATGACGTGGCGCATCGAGCCCGCGGGCGATGCGCTGACGAAACTGACGTTCACGAGCGACGAGTGGAGCGAGGGGCACCCGGCACGGATCGAGGCCGGCGAGGTCTGGCCGCACCTGCTGTCCAGCTTCAAGTCGTACCTCGAGACCGGGCGGGCGCTGCCGGCGCCGGAGTCGGAGCCGGTGCCGGAATCTGCGTCGGCGTAG
- a CDS encoding helicase HerA-like domain-containing protein, whose product MGDDDAVAKAQAAAQAAAEAAQELQRQAQEAIRKAEEAAAAAQAAADAQAAAAQAAADVAADAARESAAPAPDTASAAGDSGTDATGASVPESPGPNAPLTAAEAGAVAAGYAFDGTALELGALVNGEADPAVQVRIPIAMTNRHGLVAGATGTGKTRTLQVLAEQLSAAGVAVFAADIKGDLSGLATSGEGSEKLLARTRGIGQDWTPASFPVEFFSLGGIGRGVPIRATVAGFGPLLLSKVLGLNDTQESSLGLVFHYAEDQGLALLDLADLRAVLQYLVSDEGKGELDALGGLSKATVGVILRELVAFAEAGADVFFGEPEIDTAEFLRVASDGRGIISLLEVPGVADRPALYSTFLMWLLADLFNDLPEVGDLDQPKLVFFFDEAHLLFADASKDFQAQIVRTVRLIRSKGVGVFFVTQTPKDVPADVLAQLGSRIQHQLRAFTPDDAKALRATVSTYPKSAYDLESVLTSLGTGEAVVTVMNENGAPSPVAWTRLRAPQALMSPTPDAQIDSAVAASPLQAKYGTPVDRESAGEILTAKLNAAAAAAKAAEDAKAKAAADAEYAKQQAAIEKQRAKEQKAAQAEYDRIMRETASKNRSRSTTRSTSRSGSGGAGSMLEQVLGSKATRDVLTSVVEGIFGTRRRR is encoded by the coding sequence ATGGGGGATGACGACGCGGTCGCGAAGGCGCAGGCTGCCGCCCAGGCGGCGGCCGAAGCGGCACAGGAACTGCAGCGCCAGGCGCAGGAGGCGATCCGCAAGGCCGAGGAGGCCGCCGCCGCCGCGCAGGCCGCCGCCGATGCGCAGGCCGCCGCCGCGCAGGCCGCCGCTGACGTGGCCGCTGACGCGGCTCGCGAGTCGGCCGCGCCGGCACCCGACACCGCATCCGCCGCCGGCGACTCCGGCACTGATGCCACTGGCGCATCAGTGCCGGAGTCGCCGGGACCGAATGCTCCGCTCACCGCAGCGGAGGCGGGCGCGGTCGCCGCCGGGTACGCGTTCGACGGCACCGCGCTCGAGCTCGGCGCACTCGTGAACGGCGAGGCCGACCCCGCGGTGCAGGTGCGCATCCCGATCGCGATGACGAACCGGCACGGGCTCGTCGCGGGCGCGACCGGCACCGGCAAGACCCGCACGCTGCAGGTGCTCGCCGAGCAGCTCTCCGCGGCCGGGGTCGCCGTGTTCGCCGCCGACATCAAGGGCGACCTGTCGGGGCTCGCGACCTCGGGCGAGGGCAGCGAGAAGCTGCTCGCCCGCACGCGGGGCATCGGGCAGGACTGGACGCCCGCGAGCTTCCCGGTCGAGTTCTTCTCGCTCGGCGGCATCGGCAGGGGCGTCCCGATCCGGGCTACCGTCGCGGGGTTCGGCCCGCTGCTGCTGTCGAAGGTGCTGGGCCTCAACGACACCCAGGAGTCGAGCCTCGGCCTCGTCTTCCACTACGCCGAAGACCAGGGGCTCGCGTTGCTCGACCTCGCCGACCTGCGGGCCGTGCTGCAGTACCTCGTCTCCGACGAAGGCAAGGGCGAGCTCGACGCGCTCGGCGGCCTGTCCAAAGCCACGGTCGGCGTGATCCTGCGCGAGCTCGTCGCGTTCGCCGAGGCCGGCGCCGACGTGTTCTTCGGCGAACCCGAGATCGACACCGCCGAGTTCCTGCGCGTGGCATCCGACGGTCGCGGCATCATCAGTCTGCTCGAGGTACCCGGCGTGGCCGACCGACCCGCGCTCTACTCGACGTTCCTGATGTGGCTGCTCGCCGACCTGTTCAACGACCTGCCCGAGGTCGGCGACCTCGACCAGCCGAAACTGGTGTTCTTCTTCGACGAAGCCCACCTCCTGTTCGCGGATGCCTCGAAGGACTTCCAGGCGCAGATCGTGCGGACGGTGCGGCTCATCCGCTCGAAGGGCGTCGGCGTGTTCTTCGTCACGCAGACCCCGAAGGACGTGCCGGCCGACGTGCTCGCCCAGCTCGGATCGCGCATCCAGCACCAGCTGCGCGCGTTCACGCCCGACGACGCGAAGGCGCTGCGCGCCACCGTCTCGACATACCCGAAGTCGGCGTACGACCTCGAGAGCGTGCTCACGAGCCTCGGCACCGGTGAGGCGGTCGTCACCGTCATGAACGAGAACGGCGCGCCGAGCCCCGTCGCGTGGACCCGCCTGCGCGCCCCGCAGGCCCTCATGTCGCCCACGCCCGACGCGCAGATCGACTCCGCCGTCGCCGCCTCGCCGCTGCAGGCGAAGTACGGCACCCCGGTCGACCGCGAGTCGGCCGGCGAGATCCTCACCGCGAAGCTGAACGCCGCGGCCGCCGCGGCGAAGGCGGCCGAGGACGCGAAGGCGAAGGCGGCCGCCGACGCCGAGTACGCCAAGCAGCAGGCGGCGATCGAGAAGCAGCGGGCGAAGGAGCAGAAGGCCGCGCAGGCCGAGTACGACCGCATCATGCGTGAGACCGCATCGAAGAACCGGTCGCGGTCGACGACGCGGTCGACGTCCAGGTCG
- a CDS encoding ABC transporter permease, whose protein sequence is MTRAGGRAGARVEPSPLGAIPPLLLVPAALAVVVLVLPLAALVARVDWSTLAADVTSPEAIDALRLSLVTGALATIGCLVVGVPLALVIARATPRVAGWLRALVTIPLVLPPMVGGIALLFLLGRTGLVGQWLDAGLGLRLPFTTAAVVIAQAFVALPFLVLAVEGTVRSAGTRYEQAAATLGAGRWTTFRRVTLPLAAPGLVAGTVLCFARALGEFGATALFAGNAAGTTRTMPLAIYTAFNGSGVGQGAAVALSLLLLVVAIVILVLVRGWRPGSVG, encoded by the coding sequence GTGACCCGCGCCGGCGGCAGGGCGGGTGCTCGCGTCGAGCCGTCGCCGCTCGGGGCGATCCCGCCGCTGCTGCTCGTGCCCGCGGCGCTCGCGGTCGTCGTCCTCGTCCTGCCGCTGGCCGCGCTCGTCGCGCGGGTCGATTGGTCGACCCTCGCGGCCGACGTCACCTCGCCCGAGGCGATCGACGCGCTGCGGCTCTCGCTCGTGACGGGTGCGCTCGCAACGATCGGATGCCTCGTGGTCGGCGTTCCCCTCGCGCTGGTGATCGCCCGTGCGACGCCGCGGGTCGCGGGCTGGCTGCGGGCGCTCGTCACGATTCCGCTCGTGCTGCCGCCGATGGTGGGCGGTATCGCGCTGCTGTTCCTGCTGGGGCGCACGGGGCTCGTCGGCCAGTGGCTCGACGCCGGGCTGGGGCTGCGGCTGCCGTTCACGACCGCGGCGGTGGTGATCGCGCAGGCGTTCGTGGCGCTGCCGTTCCTGGTGCTGGCGGTCGAGGGCACGGTGCGCAGCGCGGGCACCCGGTACGAGCAGGCCGCCGCCACGCTCGGCGCGGGCCGGTGGACGACGTTCCGCCGGGTCACGCTGCCGCTCGCCGCGCCGGGGCTGGTCGCCGGCACGGTGCTCTGCTTCGCGCGCGCCCTCGGCGAGTTCGGTGCGACCGCGCTGTTCGCGGGCAACGCCGCCGGCACGACCCGCACCATGCCGCTCGCGATCTACACGGCGTTCAACGGTTCGGGCGTCGGGCAGGGGGCGGCCGTGGCGCTGTCGCTGCTCCTGCTGGTCGTGGCGATCGTGATCCTCGTGCTGGTGCGCGGCTGGCGCCCCGGGAGCGTCGGATGA
- a CDS encoding sulfate/molybdate ABC transporter ATP-binding protein yields the protein MTREPAASTAAAGGALDARLRLVRDGFDLEVAFAVGAGEVLALLGPNGAGKSTVLALLAGVLRPAAGRIELDGRTLAEASDRSSTFVRPERRRIGLLGQDPTLFPHLTALENVAFGPRAAGMPRRDATALAASWLARVGLDGLAHRRPAELSGGQRQRVAIARALAARPALLLLDEPFASLDVEVVPELRWMLREQLAASGTSAVVVSHDVIDAVVLADRTAVLERGRIVDTGPTREVLAAPRSPFTAALAGVNLVVGAAADGIVVAGEATFTGDAAEPLVEGASAAAVFRPSSVVVATRRPERTSLRNVWHDRVTAIEPSPGGGVRLRFGAPPVHADVTAAAVAELELAPGSEVWLAVKAAETSLHPLAPRR from the coding sequence ATGACGCGCGAACCGGCGGCCTCGACCGCGGCGGCGGGCGGTGCGCTCGACGCGCGACTGCGGCTCGTGCGCGACGGGTTCGACCTCGAGGTGGCGTTCGCGGTCGGCGCGGGCGAGGTGCTCGCCCTGCTCGGCCCGAACGGCGCCGGGAAGTCGACCGTGCTCGCGCTGCTCGCGGGCGTGCTGCGCCCCGCCGCGGGCCGCATCGAGCTCGACGGTCGCACGCTCGCCGAGGCATCCGACCGGTCGTCGACGTTCGTGCGCCCCGAGCGGCGCCGGATCGGGCTGCTCGGGCAGGATCCGACCCTGTTCCCGCACCTGACCGCCCTCGAGAACGTCGCGTTCGGTCCCCGCGCGGCCGGGATGCCCCGACGCGACGCGACCGCGCTCGCCGCATCCTGGCTGGCCCGGGTCGGGCTCGACGGCCTGGCGCACCGCCGCCCGGCCGAGCTGTCCGGCGGGCAGCGGCAGCGGGTTGCGATCGCACGCGCCCTTGCGGCGCGCCCGGCGCTGCTGCTGCTGGACGAGCCGTTCGCGTCGCTGGACGTGGAGGTGGTGCCCGAGCTGCGCTGGATGCTCCGCGAGCAGCTGGCCGCATCGGGCACGTCGGCCGTCGTCGTGAGCCACGACGTCATCGACGCGGTCGTGCTCGCCGACCGCACCGCCGTGCTCGAGCGCGGCCGCATCGTCGACACCGGGCCCACCCGCGAGGTGCTGGCTGCGCCGCGCAGCCCGTTCACGGCCGCGCTCGCCGGCGTGAACCTCGTCGTCGGCGCCGCCGCCGATGGCATCGTCGTGGCGGGCGAGGCGACCTTCACCGGCGACGCTGCCGAACCGCTGGTCGAGGGGGCGTCGGCGGCCGCCGTCTTCCGTCCGTCGTCGGTCGTGGTCGCGACCCGGCGGCCCGAGCGGACGAGCCTGCGCAACGTGTGGCACGACCGCGTCACGGCGATCGAGCCGTCGCCGGGCGGCGGGGTGCGACTGCGATTCGGCGCCCCGCCCGTGCACGCCGACGTGACGGCCGCCGCCGTCGCCGAGCTCGAGCTCGCGCCGGGCAGCGAGGTGTGGCTCGCCGTGAAGGCCGCCGAGACGAGCCTGCACCCGCTCGCACCCCGTCGCTAG
- a CDS encoding aminoglycoside phosphotransferase family protein, whose translation MSSVGPSSPGRRAEGALLAKWMLRHDGEPLTTASSRLIPVRTADGEPAMLKLAHVEEEERGAHLLAALDGHGAARVLRLEGAAALLERATGHGDLARLPAQGRDDKATRIMSRAAQRLHDASRLVFDASDPPELIDLRTWFRELFARADAQSALHRRGADLANALLDDGPEPSVLHGDVHHGNVLDFGARGWLLIDPKALVGDALFDFCNLLCNPSLEFALRPGRLERQFAVVVHSARLTVDDAARLGHWLVAWCALSSTWFEIADDPGRAAQVAAIGERAVAAGLG comes from the coding sequence ATGAGCTCTGTCGGGCCGTCCTCGCCCGGGCGTCGCGCCGAGGGCGCGCTGCTGGCCAAATGGATGCTTCGCCACGACGGCGAGCCGCTGACGACCGCGTCGAGCCGGCTCATCCCCGTGCGCACCGCCGACGGCGAGCCCGCCATGCTGAAGCTCGCGCACGTCGAGGAGGAGGAGCGCGGCGCCCACCTGCTCGCCGCGCTCGACGGGCACGGCGCCGCGCGCGTCCTGCGTCTCGAGGGCGCCGCGGCCCTGCTCGAGCGCGCCACCGGGCACGGCGACCTGGCGCGGCTGCCCGCGCAGGGGCGCGACGACAAGGCCACGAGGATCATGTCCCGCGCGGCGCAGCGGCTGCACGATGCATCCCGCCTCGTGTTCGACGCGTCCGACCCGCCCGAGCTCATCGACCTGCGCACCTGGTTCCGCGAGCTGTTCGCGCGGGCTGATGCGCAGAGCGCGCTGCATCGGCGCGGCGCGGATCTCGCGAATGCGCTGCTCGACGACGGCCCCGAGCCGTCGGTGCTGCACGGCGACGTGCACCACGGCAACGTGCTCGACTTCGGCGCACGCGGTTGGCTGCTCATCGACCCCAAGGCGCTCGTCGGGGACGCGCTGTTCGACTTCTGCAATCTGCTCTGCAATCCGTCGCTCGAGTTCGCGCTCCGCCCCGGGCGGCTCGAGCGCCAGTTCGCGGTCGTCGTGCACTCGGCGCGGCTCACGGTCGACGATGCCGCACGGCTCGGGCACTGGCTCGTGGCGTGGTGCGCGCTGTCGTCGACGTGGTTCGAGATCGCCGACGACCCCGGGCGGGCCGCGCAGGTCGCCGCGATCGGCGAACGGGCAGTCGCCGCCGGGCTCGGCTGA
- the modA gene encoding molybdate ABC transporter substrate-binding protein has protein sequence MNPNRLVRRAAGAGAALALLAALAGCASSSPTATSAAPEETSDAPALEGELTVYAAASLTAAFDELAAEFEAEHPGVDVLPIVYDGSSTLATQLVEGAPADVFASADERTMATVDDAGLLAADPELFATNTLRIVVPAGNPGGVAAIEDLANPDLQVVLCAPEVPCGAASHQLLDLDGVTLTPVSEEQNVTAVLTKVRAGEADAGLVYSTDAVAAGDEVETIVPANADEVVNRYPIAALAAAGNPDVAAAFVAFVLSDEGQALLAEYGFGAP, from the coding sequence GTGAACCCGAACCGCCTCGTCCGCCGCGCCGCCGGCGCCGGTGCCGCGCTCGCCCTGCTCGCTGCCCTCGCCGGATGCGCCTCGTCGAGCCCGACCGCCACGTCCGCGGCGCCGGAGGAGACATCCGATGCTCCCGCCCTCGAGGGCGAGCTGACCGTGTACGCGGCCGCCTCGCTCACCGCCGCGTTCGACGAGCTCGCGGCCGAGTTCGAGGCCGAGCACCCCGGGGTGGATGTGCTGCCCATCGTGTACGACGGCTCGTCGACCCTCGCGACCCAGCTCGTCGAGGGGGCGCCGGCCGACGTGTTCGCCTCGGCCGACGAGCGCACGATGGCGACCGTCGACGACGCGGGCCTGCTCGCGGCCGACCCCGAGCTGTTCGCGACGAACACGCTGCGCATCGTCGTGCCCGCCGGCAACCCGGGCGGCGTGGCCGCGATCGAGGACCTCGCGAACCCCGACCTGCAGGTGGTGCTGTGCGCGCCCGAGGTGCCCTGCGGCGCGGCGTCGCACCAGCTGCTCGACCTCGACGGCGTGACGCTGACCCCGGTCAGCGAGGAGCAGAACGTGACCGCCGTGCTCACCAAGGTGCGTGCGGGCGAGGCCGACGCGGGCCTGGTGTACTCGACCGACGCGGTCGCCGCGGGCGACGAGGTCGAGACGATCGTGCCGGCCAACGCCGACGAGGTCGTGAACCGGTACCCGATCGCCGCGCTGGCCGCAGCGGGCAACCCCGATGTGGCCGCTGCGTTCGTCGCGTTCGTGCTGAGCGACGAGGGGCAGGCGCTCCTCGCCGAGTACGGTTTCGGCGCTCCGTGA
- a CDS encoding TOBE domain-containing protein, which yields MPQFRISEVAGLLGVSDDTVRRWVDQGVLAAEHDEHGRLVVDGADAARRAVDLASAAEDPSGVARSARNRFVGLVTRVQRDGVMAQVDIQAGPHRVVSLMSAEAVDDLALEVGSLAVAVVKATTVIVETPGGTP from the coding sequence ATGCCGCAATTCCGGATCTCCGAGGTCGCCGGCCTGCTCGGCGTGAGCGACGACACCGTGCGCCGCTGGGTCGACCAGGGTGTGCTCGCCGCCGAACACGACGAACACGGTCGCCTCGTGGTCGACGGCGCGGACGCCGCGCGCCGTGCCGTCGACCTCGCGTCCGCCGCCGAGGACCCGTCGGGCGTCGCACGCAGCGCCCGCAACCGGTTCGTCGGGCTCGTCACTCGCGTGCAGCGAGACGGCGTCATGGCCCAGGTCGACATCCAGGCCGGCCCGCACCGGGTCGTGTCGCTGATGTCGGCCGAGGCCGTCGACGATCTCGCGCTGGAGGTCGGGTCGCTCGCGGTCGCCGTCGTCAAAGCCACCACCGTCATCGTCGAAACCCCCGGAGGAACCCCGTGA